Proteins encoded within one genomic window of Amycolatopsis sp. 2-15:
- a CDS encoding Nramp family divalent metal transporter produces the protein MAVAEAVRPRRLARLRAGSALLGPAFVASVAYVDPGNVASNISAGARFGYLLVWVIVAANLMAVLVQYLSAKLGLVTGRSLPEALRERLPRSARLAYWAQAEVVAVATDLAEVVGGAIALNLLFDLPLVIGGLITGLVSLTLLAVQDRGGQRTFERVVTGLLAVIAIGFLASLFVEPPSASGIASGLVPRFDGADSVLIAAAMLGATVMPHAVYLHSGLVRDRHGTPAPEKRRRLLRATRYDVGFAMLLAGAVNLGMLLLAATNLQGLPGVDSIEGAHGAVATALGPTIALLFAIGLLASGLASTSVGAYAGAMIMQGLLRKKFPILVRRLVTLTPAIVVLALGADPSAALVVSQVVLSFGIPFALVPLIRLTSDAQLMGTDVNRRITTVLAWGVAAVIITLNVALIYLTVAG, from the coding sequence ATGGCGGTGGCGGAAGCGGTCCGGCCCCGGCGGCTCGCCCGCCTGCGCGCGGGCTCGGCCCTGCTCGGTCCGGCGTTCGTCGCCTCCGTGGCGTACGTGGACCCGGGCAACGTCGCGTCGAACATCAGCGCGGGCGCGCGGTTCGGGTACCTGCTGGTGTGGGTGATCGTCGCGGCGAACCTGATGGCCGTGCTGGTGCAGTACCTGTCGGCGAAGCTCGGCCTGGTCACCGGCCGGTCGCTGCCCGAGGCGCTGCGCGAACGGCTGCCCCGGTCGGCGCGCCTGGCGTATTGGGCGCAGGCCGAGGTGGTCGCCGTGGCCACCGACCTGGCCGAGGTCGTCGGCGGCGCCATCGCGCTGAACCTGCTGTTCGACCTGCCGCTCGTGATCGGCGGCCTGATCACCGGACTGGTGTCACTGACGCTGCTGGCGGTGCAGGACCGCGGTGGCCAGCGGACGTTCGAACGGGTGGTGACCGGCCTGCTCGCCGTGATCGCCATCGGCTTCCTGGCGAGCCTGTTCGTGGAGCCGCCCTCGGCTTCGGGGATCGCGAGCGGGCTCGTGCCGCGCTTCGACGGCGCCGACAGCGTGCTGATCGCCGCCGCCATGCTCGGCGCCACCGTGATGCCGCACGCGGTCTACCTGCACTCCGGTCTCGTCCGCGACCGCCACGGCACGCCCGCGCCCGAGAAGCGGCGACGCCTGCTTCGCGCCACTCGCTACGACGTCGGCTTCGCGATGCTGCTCGCCGGCGCGGTCAACCTCGGCATGCTGCTGCTGGCCGCCACGAACCTGCAGGGCCTGCCCGGCGTCGACTCGATCGAGGGCGCGCACGGCGCCGTCGCCACGGCGCTCGGCCCGACCATCGCGCTGCTGTTCGCGATCGGGCTGCTGGCCTCCGGCCTCGCGTCCACGTCGGTGGGCGCCTACGCGGGCGCGATGATCATGCAGGGCTTGCTGCGCAAGAAGTTCCCGATCCTCGTGCGCCGGCTCGTCACGCTCACGCCCGCGATCGTGGTGCTCGCGCTGGGCGCCGACCCGAGCGCCGCGCTGGTGGTGTCGCAAGTGGTGCTGTCGTTCGGCATCCCGTTCGCGCTCGTGCCGCTCATCCGTCTCACGTCGGACGCGCAGCTCATGGGCACCGACGTGAACCGGCGGATCACCACGGTGCTGGCCTGGGGTGTCGCGGCCGTGATCATCACGCTGAACGTCGCGCTCATCTACCTCACCGTCGCGGGCTGA